One region of Vanessa cardui chromosome 20, ilVanCard2.1, whole genome shotgun sequence genomic DNA includes:
- the LOC124538247 gene encoding trafficking protein particle complex subunit 6b encodes MADDIVFELLHSEIINYALEPSKNSNSSKEVDLSVVEYIGFAAGYKIMERLTREWPRFKDELDTMKFICTDFWTCIYKKQIDNLRTNHQGVYVLQDNAFRFLTNFSNGHQYLEYAPRYVAYTCGLIRGGLANLCINSIVTAEVQSMPSCKFHIHVQRT; translated from the exons ATGGCTGATGATATAGTGTTTGAGTTATTACATTCAGAAATTATTAACTACGCTTTAGAACCTTCAAAAAATTCGAATAGTAGTAAG GAGGTTGATTTGTCTGTAGTCGAATACATTGGATTTGCAGCTGGTTATAAAATAATGGAAAGGCTGACAAGAGAATGGCCGAGGTTCAAAGATGAATTGGACACAATGAAGTTCATATGTACAGATTTTTGGACgtgcatttataaaaaacagaTTGACAATTTAAGAACAAATCACCAAGGGGTGTATGTCCTACAAGATAATGCTTTTAGATTTCTTACCAATTTCTCAAATGGACATCAATATTTGGAATATGCACCTAgg TATGtggcatacacatgtggctTGATAAGAGGGGGTCTGGCTAATCTCTGCATTAACAGCATTGTGACCGCTGAAGTACAATCAATGCCATCTTGTAAATTTCATATACATGTCCAAAGAACTTAA